A region from the Candidatus Obscuribacterales bacterium genome encodes:
- the ispF gene encoding 2-C-methyl-D-erythritol 2,4-cyclodiphosphate synthase, with the protein MDIRIGNGYDIHRLVPDRPLILGGVTLEHSLGLLGHSDADVLTHAIMDAMLGALSLGDIGHYFPPTDPQWAGADSIELLKQVHHLIQAQGWQIGNLDSVIVAERPKLKPHIKAMRDRLAMALQLNPDQVGVKATTNEKLGPTGREEGIAVYSVALLTRP; encoded by the coding sequence ATGGATATTCGCATTGGCAATGGCTACGACATACATCGACTGGTGCCCGATCGCCCCCTGATCTTGGGCGGTGTGACGCTGGAGCATTCCCTAGGGTTGCTGGGGCACAGCGATGCGGATGTGCTCACCCACGCGATTATGGATGCCATGTTGGGAGCGCTGAGCCTAGGTGATATTGGCCATTATTTTCCGCCCACCGATCCCCAATGGGCAGGCGCAGACAGCATTGAACTGTTGAAGCAGGTACACCACCTGATCCAAGCCCAGGGCTGGCAGATTGGTAACCTGGATTCGGTGATTGTAGCGGAGCGGCCCAAACTCAAGCCCCACATTAAGGCCATGCGCGATCGCCTAGCCATGGCCCTCCAGCTCAACCCCGATCAGGTGGGGGTGAAAGCAACCACCAATGAGAAGCTGGGCCCCACAGGCCGGGAAGAGGGCATCGCGGTCTATAGCGTGGCCCTGTTGACCCGTCCCTAG